In Amphiura filiformis chromosome 1, Afil_fr2py, whole genome shotgun sequence, the following are encoded in one genomic region:
- the LOC140169440 gene encoding cytochrome P450 2U1-like: protein MVVNYHDDLVNLKSVLVLVLLFLLVVWWIQQPRNLPPGPWRFPIIGFVPQMIWSTFFKREELHMLATRLGQIYGKICSFDLFGMVFVVINDYDVMKEASNNPVHSDKGHNNEFERTLFGSVFHSHKHMAEYRKFALHTFRAGKSSIEANIAAESKILFQKLDGLKGKPFDPHHVLVTCITNVLFADVLGKRHDYDDKEFRYLADSSTRIMHLLGAGARSIMLPKYYPNSDSKEVLRLIKDITDFIDKRVEEHREIFDVENVKDFIDVYLKAIEEAPKPDDPFSYLQDENMRAALYLVFLAGAGNLSTTLDWCCLYLMAYPGIQKKIQEEVDSVVGRNRLPQVSDQDQLPYTRATLLEIQRHVTLAPLSSFHTASDESSIYGYRIPKGATIVSNIYAVMRDPKVFPEPDQFKPERFINDQGKYFEREEVCVFGVGRRNCIGQTWAKMELFVFVTHLLHRYSLVKPEDAPPITFKGDYGITFAPKPYTIKFELRM, encoded by the exons ATGGTCGTTAACTACCATGATGATTTGGTGAATTTAAAGTCAGTTTTGGTGCTCGTGTtgctatttctgttggttgtctGGTGGATTCAGCAACCTCGCAATTTGCCACCAGGACCATGGCGTTTTCCAATCATTGGTTTCGTTCCTCAGATGATATGGTCTACGTTCTTCAAAAGAGAAGAACTGCATATGCTTGCAACACGACTGGGACAGATATACGGGAAGATTTGCAGTTTTGACTTATTTGGAATGGTGTTTGTGGTGATCAACGATTATGATGTCATGAAGGAAGCAAGCAATAATCCAGTACATAGCGACAAGGGGCACAATAATGAGTTTGAACGCACATTGTTTGGCAGTGTAT TTCATTCGCATAAACATATGGCCGAATACAGGAAATTTGCTTTGCATACTTTTCGAGCTGGGAAGAGCAGCATTGAGGCTAACATCGCAGCTGAATCCAAGATCCTATTCCAGAAGTTGGATGGTCTCAAAGGCAAACCTTTTGATCCACACCACGTCCTCGTCACCTGTATAACAAATGTACTATTTGCTGACGTGCTTGGAAAGcgtcatgattatgatgataaagAATTCCGCTATCTTGCTGATTCCAGTACCCGTATAATGCATCTTCTTGGCGCGGGCGCGAGGTCTATCATGCTTCCAAAATACTATCCAAATAGTGACAGTAAAGAAGTGCTACGTCTTATCAAGGATATTACTGATTTCATTGACAAACGTGTCGAGGAACACCGGGAAATTTTCGATGTCGAAAACGTGAAGGATTTCATAGACGTATATCTAAAAGCAATTGAAGAGGCGCCAAAACCAGATGACCCCTTTTCATATCTCCAAGACGAGAACATGCGTGCTGCATTGTACCTCGTGTTCTTAGCCGGAGCAGGCAACTTGTCCACCACTCTAGATTGGTGTTGTTTGTACCTGATGGCATATCCAGGTATCCAGAAGAAAATTCAAGAGGAAGTGGATTCCGTTGTTGGCCGCAATCGACTACCACAAGTTTCCGATCAAGACCAACTACCATACACCAGAGCAACCCTTCTTGAGATACAACGTCATGTTACCTTGGCACCACTAAGTTCTTTTCATACGGCCAGTGATGAGTCCTCAATTTATGGATACCGTATTCCAAAGGGCGCGACTATAGTTTCAAATATATATGCTGTGATGAGAGATCCCAAAGTGTTCCCAGAGCCAGACCAGTTTAAACCTGAAAGGTTCATCAATGACCAGGGGAAATATTTTGAAAGAGAGGAAGTTTGTGTTTTTGGAGTCG GTCGCCGCAACTGCATTGGTCAAACCTGGGCAAAAATGGAGTTGTTTGTCTTTGTCACTCATCTTCTTCACCGCTATTCGCTAGTCAAACCAGAAGATGCGCCACCAATAACCTTCAAAGGAGATTACGGAATTACTTTTGCACCAAAACCATatactatcaaatttgaacttagaATGTAA